Part of the Nicotiana sylvestris chromosome 2, ASM39365v2, whole genome shotgun sequence genome, aactattatttatgaaacttaatattttaaaataacattaaaagattataagaatataaaaaattattttgaccTTGAATAAAATGATAACTGCAATTAGTGGTAAattataggctattattgcaaaaaaaTGCATAAATAGTTCAAAAATGCAGAtgtaattatataaaataaaataaaatgttaTAAAGTGTATATGTAGGTGTAAACAATAAATTCGGATgattaagtcatcacaaaataatttgaaggagtaattaataaatatttgaacaatttaaatgcaagaaaaataattttaaagctttaaaaattatagaaatactTATATGTAAATTAGGTAATGATGCAAAATAATATTTTGAATGTATATGAAATACATTATAACATattagggaaaattgggtatcaacatgtcTTCTTTGTTGATTCCGCATGTCCGTTCTTGctagggtgataaggtgttgacAAGATCTTTTTAATCTCGTGATCTTCAAAAAACTTGTttaccttgctgccgatgaattgcttcCCATTTTCACATACGATCTCAGCCGGTATCCCGAACCGGCATACTATGTGGTACCAAATGAAGtcaatgactttttttttttggacttTATCAAATGCTtgagcttcgacccatttggagAACTAATCAGTCATAAATAGTATGAATTGAGCCTTACCAGGTGCCCACGACAGGGGACTAGCGATGCgcattccctatttcatgaatggccatggggacAAGACTGAATGGAGTAGCTCTTCGGGTTGATGAATCATCGGTGCATATCTTTGACTGCTGTCGCATCTTCGTACAAAGTCCTTTGCATCTTTATCCATGTCGATCTAGTAATAGCCAGCCCTGATTATCttctgaaccaaagattctgccCTTGAATGGTTTCTATAGGTGCCTTCGTGAACTTCCCTTAAGACATATTCGGTATCTCCCGGCCCCAAGCATATGGCTAGCGGGCCGTCGAATGTTCTTCTGAATAGAGTTCCTTCGGACATGCTAAACCTGGCCGCCTTCGTACGCAGAGCTCTCGATTCTTTAGGATCCCAGGGCAATTTCCCAGTCTACAAATAGTCTGaggggttttcaatgtctttgccttatgttttgatgatctaacaaacttactgtcaagaaccATATAGGGAACCTGCCACACTTGGTACACATTACAAATGAACGGATTCCAGCCTGGACTCCAGCTAATGTGAGCTGTTGCTAGTGTAGAAAATGGAGAAACAAGACAAGGACCTGATCCCTTGTGTTTCCCGGACAGCAGTATGAAAGTTAATTGTGCACAACTGGAAAGTGACTACCACAGAAACAGTGCACACAGTGCAGCAGTTTTGCAGTCACTTGCCCTTGACCTaccaagtgcttacatcattcaagtgatatcATCAAGGGTGTATTAACAAAAACATtataacaaaacatcacttgaacagttgagaattcacttcaagcattcaagccTTCTGCAACAATGAACTCAATTCTCAAGAGCTTGAAaaacaaagttaaacgctactacggaccagttcctaaatccagtattttgttatccttagttgagttgtaactttgtgattgttcttattgtaattcctaaattgcttagTTAGAAGCGTTGGTTAGGAACCCCTTTGTAAAACTATAAACTTgctgagtttgtgttgtgactagagttagtcataagttaaagattttgtaactagtgagtgacaaagtggcttgtgataagtgtatcacaagttagttgagttgaagtctttgtaatagagtcattacaaagtgacttgtaatagagtgtttacaagttagtgaagttgaaagcctacaagtgtaggtcgtggtttttgtccccttgagtgggATTTCTCTACGTAAAAATCCcgtgtctcatttacttactgtttcattagtattctcagtggaaactcatagaggattaggtactctatagtttggtggactcatataaactaacaattgaTATCAAagcgggttcctcctatcaggctaacatcTAAGGATCtgtatggctgctccaccaaattttgaagaaggtcaatctatgtacagaccacccaggttcaatgggcaatactatgggtggtggaagacaagaatgcatgattttatcgtGGCTAAGGATTCTGAGTTGTGGGATATCATATGTGATAATCCTTACATCCCAACAAAGGCACTTGCAGAACTTCCATTCTCAAtgccaaaaatcaaaaaagaataCACCGACGCAGACAGGAAAGTTGTGGAGAAAGATTTTTGTGCCAAAAAGATTTTGGTATGTGGAATAGGATCTAATGAATACAGTAGAATTTCTTCTTGTGAAATTGCaaaggagatatgggaagctcTGCAAACAACACATGAGAGAACCACTCAAGTAAAGCAatctaagattgatatgctcactaccgagtatgaaaTCTTTAGAATGAAGGACGATGAATCTACTCATGATATGCACACatgattcacctccatcataaatgagttacactcacttaGTGAAACCATTCCTAGGaacaagctagtgaggaaaatTCTTAGTATCCTGCCCAGTTATTGGGAAAGCAAGGCGAATGCTATTACTAAAGCAAAGGGCCTACAGAAGCTGACCATAGACGAGCTgattggaaatctgaagacctacaAGATGAATAagaagatagacagtgaaagaagagaaccaaataaagaaaagaacctggtactcaaagctgatagcaaTGACTCGAGTGAGGAGGGcagtgacatggcttacttaaccaaaagatttcagaagatggttAGGAGAAAAGGAGGAACACTGAAAAGGGGCAGCTCTAGCAAACTAAATAACTATGATCTCTGCcataagtgtggaaagcctggGCACTTCATCAAAGACTATCCTCTCCTGAAGCAAGACTACTCCAAGTACAACCCGGAGAAAGAAGCTAAGAGGAACCCGATTCCTAATAAGGACTTCAAGAGGAAGAGATCTGCTGAAAATATAGTGAAACTGtaatgacccagccggtcgtttcatgagttaccactctatttttcacatttctgcttcttattttcTTGTTTAGCTGTACTATGTGATATCGGGTGGGTTGGCTCGGGTTTGGAGAGATTTTGGAAaagaatgagacacttagtctcttttgagtaagctaaggttggaaaaatcaaccggatgttgacttatgtaaaaAAGGGTTCGGATGTGAATTCCAATGGTTCAGATAGATTTGgcacttaggagcgcgatcggaatgggttttggagatttggagtagaattaggcttgaattggaaaaattggaattttggcgttttccggttgataggtgagattttgatataggggtcgtaatggaatttcggaagttggagaaggtctgttgtatcatttgagacgtgtgtgcaaaattttaggtcattcgaacgaggtttgatagactttttgatcgaaagcggaatttggaagttttggaattcttaggcttgaatccgatgatgatttggtgttttgatattgttttgagtgttccgagggttggaaaaagtttgaatgatgttatgggatatattgacatgtttggttgaggtcccgagggcctcgggtgagttttgggtgatTGAACGGATCAAATTCAAGTTGGAGAAGTTGCAGAAAATTTGCTGTTGGTGTTGCAGATATTTGACCTTGTCACGAACCCAGTTCACcttccgtgaactgtcgtgacaacacctagtctctatAACTAAGTAAGTCTAACGACTACGGAAATAAAATTGAAACTTGCGGAAAgataaataaaggaaaaccaAGAATAACCAAAAAGGGAAACAATATATAGAAAGCCGCTCGGTATATACATCACGACATCTCAAACTTCTAcgacactatcccaaaacccggaaactcacgggaaaacaaGCTAGACAAAATACAATAAAGTGCTCTAATCtccagaatgtctacatcaacattAAGATAGAAAAGGCTAACACTACAGGATAGAATAAAGATAGAGACTCCTTggtctgcagacgcggcagatgtacctcgaagtctccgaaagATCTCCCTGCCTCAAGGGTGATAAGCTtgggtagaggtacctggatctgcacatgaacaATATGTgcagaaaggggcatgagtacaccacaacagtactcagtaagtgccaagcctaacctcagtcgggtagtgatgaggaaggtcagggccctactgagataaataaataataaatgacAGGATAAATAAGTAGTATAagtgagaatctacagtaagaatctatacagtatGATAAGAGCACAATAACGAAAACAAAATATAAAGGCATAACACCAGGAGAACACCACTCACAACAAGGATAAtactggggatctcttggtatcccgaggatcttttggtatcctcaatatgaacactagggatctcttgatatcccgaggatctctttgtatcctGAATAAATACattagggatctcttagtatcctcaataaatacactagggatctcttggtatctcgaggatatcttggtatcctcaataaatacactagggatctcttggtatcctcaatatatatgccaaggatctcttggtatcccgcacctcagtccagataataaatacgtgcaggggatctcccgggatgccgtcccgtagtcccaaattaaatcaCACAGCAGCAGctcaagaatatcaaaataaATACTAAGTTCGTAacaaataaacagtcaattctagcctaacatgcttcacgtaatgcaattaaggcagttcaagcaaataggcaattaagtcaactaacatgcttttctaaactaacacaGGCTAagtttgcaagtagaataaaaacaGGTAAGAAAGGAACTCAATTTAGATACTTAAAgtaaaactggattttcaacaattagctcaagtacacgCTCGTCACcccacgtacaaggcatttcaactatcaaatatcatatcctaagggaaaggtcccccacacaaggttagacaagccacttaccttgaaccgacTCAAAAATCAATTCGAAACCACACGTTTGCCATGAGTATCCGACTTCAAATGGCACAAATCTATTAAATTCAAtcgcatattgtaaataacacttcaagtaacgga contains:
- the LOC104211092 gene encoding uncharacterized protein; translated protein: MAAPPNFEEGQSMYRPPRFNGQYYGWWKTRMHDFIVAKDSELWDIICDNPYIPTKALAELPFSMPKIKKEYTDADRKVVEKDFCAKKILVCGIGSNEYSRISSCEIAKEIWEALQTTHERTTQVKQSKIDMLTTENKLVRKILSILPSYWESKANAITKAKGLQKLTIDELIGNLKTYKMNKKIDSERREPNKEKNLVLKADSNDSSEEGSDMAYLTKRFQKMVRRKGGTLKRGSSSKLNNYDLCHKCGKPGHFIKDYPLLKQDYSKYNPEKEAKRNPIPNKDFKRKRSAENIVKL